Proteins encoded by one window of Actinomycetota bacterium:
- a CDS encoding SDR family oxidoreductase, whose translation MSGSGGARQLDGKVALVMGAGSGLGQHIALALAHEGADVAVATVDGADRARTSVVSPVTDEVETAGATAFTVSCDVQDEASVTDAVEMVVGELGHLDVVVCNLGTPWHATTLDTPVERWREVVATTLDGVFIVTRATLPHLLRRPAGSLIALTTPAVHQPALGSNAYWVAKAAVERYYLGLAHELAAHNIAVNCLAPKEVRPAAPGAVDRAEELGEDPDAVARCAVFLASQDASGETGRVVYSLDLLEELARR comes from the coding sequence GTGAGCGGGTCGGGCGGGGCGCGTCAGCTCGATGGCAAGGTCGCGCTCGTCATGGGCGCCGGGAGCGGCCTCGGGCAGCACATCGCACTGGCCCTCGCACACGAAGGCGCGGACGTCGCGGTGGCCACGGTGGACGGCGCCGACCGCGCCCGCACCAGCGTGGTGAGCCCCGTGACCGACGAGGTCGAGACTGCGGGAGCAACCGCGTTCACGGTCTCCTGTGACGTCCAGGACGAGGCGTCGGTCACCGACGCCGTGGAGATGGTCGTCGGAGAGCTCGGCCACCTCGACGTCGTCGTCTGCAACCTCGGCACCCCCTGGCACGCCACGACGCTGGACACACCGGTCGAGCGCTGGCGTGAGGTCGTCGCCACCACGCTCGATGGCGTCTTCATCGTGACCCGCGCGACCCTGCCCCACCTACTGCGGCGCCCCGCAGGGTCGCTGATCGCCCTGACGACGCCCGCGGTGCACCAGCCAGCGTTGGGATCGAACGCGTACTGGGTGGCCAAGGCAGCCGTCGAGCGCTACTACCTCGGGCTCGCACACGAGCTGGCGGCGCACAACATCGCGGTCAACTGTCTCGCCCCGAAGGAGGTCCGCCCCGCCGCACCCGGCGCGGTCGACCGCGCCGAGGAGCTCGGCGAGGATCCGGACGCCGTGGCCCGGTGTGCCGTGTTCCTGGCGAGCCAGGACGCCTCCGGCGAGACCGGTCGGGTCGTGTACTCGCTCGACCTTCTCGAGGAGCTCGCGCGCCGCTGA